The Verrucomicrobiia bacterium DNA window GCAGTTCCAGCCTGTATCTCCATGTGGCCGCATTGCGTGCGTTCTTCGGATTCGCCGAGTCCGAGGGATTGGTGACCCCCAACCCGGCGGTGAACCTCTCGCTGCCCCGACGCTGGAAGACATTGCCGAAGGCGTTGTCGGACGCCGAAATCGGCCAGTTGATGCAGGCACCCGGGACGGACGCGACGCCCTCGGCCCTGTGTGATCATGCCGTTCTGGAACTGGCCTACGCCAGCGGCCTGCGGCTGGCGGAACTGCGCGGGCTGCGGATGGAACAGCTCCATCTGGAATCCGGCTTTGTCACGGTGATCGGCAAGGGCAACAAGGAGCGGGTGGTTCCGGTGGGCTCGCGGGCGATCGAGGCGCTGCAACGGTACCTGGCGTCCGGACGCCCCCGCCTGGTGGGTCCGAAATCCCCGGCGGCGGTCTTCCTGAACCGCCGCGGCGGCGCCTTTGCCCACGTGACGTTGTGGCTGCGGATCAAGGAATGCGTGCGCCGGGCCGGGCTGTCGAAGGCCATCACGCCGCACAGCCTGCGGCACAGCTTCGCGACGCACCTGCTGGACCATGGCGCCGATCTCCGGGTGATCCAGGAACTGCTGGGCCATGCGCGGATCAGCACCACCGAAATCTACACCCACGTCGCCGGACGCCGTCTCCGCGACGTGCACGACGCATTTCACCCCCGGGCCTGATCCGCGGCCCGGCGGCTCAGGGTTCTCCGCGGGACTGCTGGCGCGTCTGCTCGATCAGTTCCCAGAATCTCGGATCGTCGGCCAGGGTGGCATCCTCTTCCGAGGCCAGGTTGCTGCGGTACAGGAAGTCCTTCAAGGAGTGCTTGTTGAGCACCCGGTGAACGACGATGCCCAGCGGATGGCGCTCAAAATAGATCCGGTAGTCCCCGAGCCGGTACCGGGTGAGCGTGCGGCCATTGCGGGTGAGGTGACCGTACTGGCCTTCGCCGCGCTGCAACTCCTTGGGCAGACCGCGGAACTGGCCCAGCACCTGAAGCTGGAGATCCCTCGGCATGCGGGCCAGCTCCCCGGCGCTGATGGGGTTGAAGATGATTTGGAACGGCTCCATCGCCACGGCGACGTTGACCAAGCCTGCAGGTTCCCGCAAGCGGCGCGGGGGGAACTGACTCCACAGGGTCAACGCGCAGCGCCCTGGAGTGCGCGCGGCCCCCGGCCGTCTTCAGAACAAGCCGGCGCATCACCGGCAGGCGGCGGCTGGCCGCGGTCAGACGGTGATGTGAGACATCCCGGTCGCGGCCCTCAGCCGCCCCCGGCGCCGTCGTCGGGCCAGTTCAGGCCGAAGCGTTCGCAGTAGGCCTGGTAGCGGCGGCGTTCCTCCCCCGGATCGAGTCCGAACGCGGCCATGGAGTACTCGTGCCGGCCAAAGCGGCCCCGGGGGAATTCCTGCAGGAAGATGCGAAGGCGGTGCTCGAAGGCGGCGGTGAATGGGAGGTCGAAGTGGGCGTACAGGCGGCGCACCTCGGAGACCGCGTCCGTGGCGAGGCTCTCGTAGGAGACGTGACACACCCGTCCGGCAGGGAGCACCCCGCGGTCGAGGGCCGACAGACCCCGCGCCAGCCCGTCGGCCCACACCCGGGTCACCTCGGGACCGGTCTTCCTGGCCACCACGGAATCGCTGAACACCCGTCGCAGCTCCGTGCACAGGCTGGCCAGCGAGGGGATCACCTCCGCCGGCGACCGGTGGGTCCAGATGAGATTCAGGTCCGGATAGGTCTCCACCAGCGTGGGGAGGGCGAAGAGATGGTTGGGCGCCTTGAGCACCCAGCGTTCGCCGGGACAACGCCACTGGAGATGTTGCAACAGCCGGCGGTGGATCGCGTACGCCCCGTGCAGGTCCTGGCGCTCCAGCCAGGCCTGATACGACGGGATGCGGTACATGGTGTCGAACTGGTAGCTGGCAAACGAGTGGCTCATCAGCATCACGCACTCCTCGGCCAGCCGCGCACCCACCGGGTGGATGCGCTGGAAGTGCGGCGCGATGCGCAGGAACCAGCCCACCTGACGGTCGGCGAACTCGATGCGCCGGTCGGTCCGGTAGGTGGCCCGTTCGGGGGGGGGCGATGGCAGCATGGACTCCCATGTGAGCGGCACCCGGTTCGCCGGATCCTGCGAAAGGAGCCGGTGCAGCAGCGTGGTGCCGGAGCGCGGGAGCCCCACCACCACCAGGGGACGTCGGATCTCCTGGGCGGCGATCGCCGGATGGCGCGTGCGGTCGGCCTGCACCCTGAGCCGGTTCCTGAGGATGCGCGATGCATCGCTCCGCGCCGCCAACCGCCCCACGAGGTTCAGGTCGGCCTCCCGATCGCAGGACGCCATCAACTCCCGGAGCGCCGGCATGAAATCCTCGCCACCGAAATCATCCAGCCCGGTCCGGCGACGGGCGGCCTCCACAAGCTCCCCGGGGTCGAGATTGATGAACCGGTTGACCGCCGGGCCCACGACCCGTCCACCCAGGTTGAATAGGGTCGCGAAGCCCGGCCCCTTGAGGTCGGTCAGCGCCATGACTTTCTGGATTCGAGGAACAGAAGCATCGGAACCCCGTCAATGGGCGGGGCGGGAGCGGGGGGCGTCAACGGATTTTCCAACCGGCGATTCCACCCACGGGGCCGCGGCGCCCTGGCGGCGTCCCGGCCGGGCTTGACTTTGGTTTCCGATTCCCGGCCTGCTCTGAGGGTCATGACTGTCGCGCCGCCCGCCATGGCCGCCGCCTTTCCGCCCGCCCCCGCGGCCGGAGCGGCCCCGGCGCGCCCCGGCCGTCCCGCAAGCGTCTGATCCCCCACACGACGCAGCGCGTGACGGCCGGCCGGGATCCATGCTTCCGGCCGGTCTGACGCCCGCGTCCCAAACCCATTGCCAATGTCCAGCACCCGATCCTTCGTTGCCGACCATGTCTCGGGCATTCCCCGGTCCGGAATCCGGGACTTCTTCGAGGTGGTCCAGAACACCCCCGGGGTGATCTCCCTCGGCGTGGGCGAACCGGATTTCGCCACCCCTTGGAACATCCGCGAGGCGGCGATTTACGCCCTGGAGCGGGGACGCACCCAATACACGTCCAATCTCGGACTGCCCCGACTCCGCGAGGCGATCAGCCGGTACGTCGCGGCGAACTTCGCCGTCGCGTACGAACCGAAGGACCAGATCCTCGTCACGGTCGGCGTCAGCGAGGCGCTGGACCTGGCCCTGCGCGCGGTGCTGAACGCCGGGGACGAGGTGATCTACCATGAGCCGTGCTATGTGAGTTATGCCCCGGGGGTGCTGCTGGCGCACGGGCGGCCGGTGCCGGTGGTCTGCCATGCCGGGGACGGCTTCGCGGTGCGCCCCGAGGCCATCGAGGCCGCGGTGACGCCGCGGTCCAAGGTCCTCATGCTCAACTTCCCCACCAACCCGACCGGCGGCACCCTGTCGCGTCCGCAACTTGAGGCGATCGCGTCGGTGGTGCGACGCCATGACCTGCTGGTGATCTCCGACGAGATCTATTCCGAGCTCACCTTCGAGGGGGAGCATGTCTCCATCGCCTCGCTGCCCGGGATGGCGGAGCGCACGCTGTTCCTCCACGGGTTCTCCAAGGCCTACGCGATGACCGGGTTCCGCATCGGCTACGCCTGCGGCCCGGCGCCGTTGATCGAGGCCATGATGAAGATCCATCAGTACTCGATGCTGTGCGCCAGCATCATCTCCCAGGAGGCGGCGATCGAGGCCCTGGAACGTGGCGGCGAGGCCACGGCGATGATGCGCGACCAGTACCGGCTGCGCCGGAACTTCGTGGTCCGGGCCCTCAACGATCTGGGGCTCTCCTGTCACCAGCCCCGGGGCTCCTTCTACGCGTTTCCCAACGTCGGACGCACGGGCCTGAGCGGACGCGAGTTCGCCCTCGGACTGCTGCGCGAGGAGCAGGTGGCCTGCGTGCCCGGTGGCGCCTTTGGCGCCGGGGGCGAGTCGTTTGTGCGCTGCTGCTTTGCCACCGCCATGGATCAACTGGAGGTCGCGGTGGAGCGCATCGGCCGGTTCGTGGCACGGACCGGCGTTGACGGAGACCCCGGCCCCGGGGCCCCAACCGCGGCGTTGACGCCGGCGCCGGCCGCCGTCCGGGCCTGACGGCCCTTCAACGGCTCCCCTCCCGGGTCACCAGCGGAGCTTGTCCGGAAAATACTCGTGGATGAGCTCGTCGTAGAACGGCTTAAGGGCCTTCACGTCGGGCTTGGTGTGGCTCTTGGTGTAGAGATCGTACGGATTGAACCGCTGGACCCAGGTGAGCAACTCCCGGTCGCGGGCATTGCAGAGGAAGTCGTAGGCACCCTCGCGATGCCAGGGATAGAAGCTGTGGTATCGCAGCATGGCGAGTCCCTCCTCCGGCAGGTGGTCCTTGCAGACCTGGTAGATGTACTCGTCGTGCCCCCAGGAGAGGTCCACGGCGTCGAGTCCGCACCCCTCCTCGTAGATGCCGAGGCGGGTCTGGTAGTCCGGATTGTTGAAATCCGGGTTCGCCTCGAAGAACCGCGGAAACACGATCCGCGGATCGTACGCGCACCCGGTGACAAACGTGTCGCCGACCACGGCCCATTGCGGTTCCCCCCAGAGGCACAGGATCTTCCCCAGGTCGTGAACGAACCCGGTGAGGATCATCCATCGGGGCTGGCCATCCCTGCGGATCTGCTCGGCGGTCTGCAGGAGGTGCTCCAACTGCGACATGTCGGTGTCGGGATCGCTGTCGTCCACGAGCTGGTTGAGGTATTCGGCCGCCTCCCAGATCCCCATCTCGCGGCGGTTGAGTCCGAGAAATTCCCGCTTCTTGGCGAGCACGAAATCCCGGGTCTGAAACTGGTGATTGAGCCGGTAGAACTCGCGCACCGTGGGTCGTGCGTCGGCCTCGTAATTGCGGAACTCCGTCTCCTGCTTGTCCGGTGCGAAGCCCACAGGCGGCTTGCGGGCAGGGGCCGGCCCGGAGGGATCCGGGTAGCGTTCCTTGTAGAAATCCTCGACTTCATCGAGGCTTTGCAGGGGTTGGTTCGTCGCAAGGGTGACGGGGCTCATGGGGGTGACAATCCGGGAAGTTTCAGGGAAAAGGTTCACCGCGCGGGACGCAGCAGACGGGAGACGGGCAGCGCCAGCTCGGGGAAGGCCGGCGGCGATGCGGTGTCCGCGGAGGACAGCACCTGTCGCGCCAGGAATCCCGAGGGCTCCGGACGGCGGGTATCCGCAACCTTGCCGTCAAGGAGTTCCACCCGGTCGCAAGGGGACGACACCCCGGACGCTCCCATGCGGTGAACGTCCTCGGCAGTGAAGCGATGCGCCTCCAGAACAGCCATTGACGGGACACTGGAGCGCGGGGATTCCGGAGGCAAGATCGGAGCAGCGGTCCGCGGGACCGGCCCTCACGCCCGGCGGCGGGACTGGCGCCATTGGTCGAGGCCAACCGCCAGCACGATGACGCTGCCGATGATGATCTCCTGCGAATACGTCTGCCAGCCCAGCTGGTTGGTGCCATTGCGCAACAACGCCATGATGAGGGCTCCAATCATGGAGCCGAGAATGCTGCCCGTGCCGCCTCCCAGGCTGGCCCCCCCGATCACCACGGCGGCGATGACATCCAGTTCCAGCCCGATGGCCACTGTCGGATCGCCCTGGGTCAGGCGGGACATCTGCAGCAGTCCGGCAAGGCCGACCAGGAGACCGGAAATGGCGTAGGTGGATGCCTTCACGCGGGCGACCCGGACGCCGCTGTACCGTGCGGCCGTCTCGTTGGCGCCGATCGCGAACACATGGCGCCCAAACACCGTTTCGCGCAGCAGAAAAGCCATGAAGGCGGCGAGGCCGAGGGCGATCCAGACCCCGGGAGGCAGCGGCCAGAAGCCGGACGGATTCTCGCGGGCCATCAGGAGCCCCACCGGAGAGTCCGGGGGGGCGTTGATCGTCTGGTTGCCGCCCAGCCATTTGGCGGAGCCGCGGACGATGCCCATCATGCCCAAAGTGACGATGAAGGGCATCATCCGGCAGAAGGCGATGATCGTGCCATTCAGCAGGCCGATCGCGCCCCCGGTAAGGACGATCGCCAGCAGGGTGGCCCACGGTGACCATCCGGCCACGAGCAGGCGGGCCCCGAGCACTCCCGTGAACGCCACGGCGGAGCCGACGCTGAGGTCAATGCCGCCACCAATGATGATGAGGGTCATCCCCAGGGCACCGATCGCCACGATGACCGTCTGGGTGAGTATGTTCTTGAGGTTGCCTCCGGTGAAGATGAAGGCGCGCTCCTCGGTGAGGGCGAAGAGGCCGCAAACCAGAAGGAGTCCCAGAAAGGGCCCCCCCGCCTGCAACAACCGCCCCACGGTACCCGGAGGCGGCTTCATTCCTTGAGGTAGCGGGCGATGGGCGGCGCGAGCAGGGCGGCCATCTCAGGCTCGGCCATGTTCTCCGGCGTCACCAGGGACACCCCGGTGTCAATCCGCTTCTCAACAGTCCGGCCGCGCAGATGCTCCACCAGGGTGATCACGCCGAGGTAGCCCATCTTCAGCGGGTCCTGCACCACGAGCGCCTGCACATCGCCGTTTTTCAAATCCAGGACCGACTGGGTGCCCGAGTCAAAGCCGACCAGGGTCACCTGGCCGGCGGCGCGCCCGATGTCGCGCAGTGCCTTGGTCATGGCGATCGTGGAGGTTTCGTTCGGACAGAAGATCCCGTTCACCTCGCGCCCGAAACGGTTCAGGAGATTCTGGGCCGCCTGGTAGGCCAGTTCGCGCGTGGCCCCCGCATGCTGGTCGGAGGAGATCAGTTTGAGGCCCGGATGCTTCTTGAGGGCATCCAGAAACCCGGCCTCCCGCGCCTCGGTGCTCGCACTCCCGACCTGGTAGCGCAGGAGGATGACGTTCCCCGCACCACCAAGCCGCCCGGCGAGAAACTCCCCCGCCATCTGGCCGCCCTTGAAATTGTCGGTCGCCACAAAGCTGATCTGCCGGGTGGAATTGAGGTCCGAATCAATGACCACCGTCGGCACCCCGGCCTGTGCGGCGCTGGTCACCGGGGCGACCAGCGCCTGGGAGTCCAGCGGGGCCAGCACCATGCCGCTGACTTTCCGCGCCGTGAAATTCTCCACCACCTGGATCTGCTGGTCGCGGTCATCCTCCCGCAGCGGACCCTTCCAAAAGAGCCGCACCGGCACCCCCTGCGCCGCCAGTTCCTGCTCCGCCTTCACCGCCCCGGCATGAATGGATTTCCAGAATTCATGGGTGGTGCCCTTGGGAATGACCGCAATCGTCAGCGGCTTGTCCGCCGCAAAGGCCGGCACCGACAGGATGGCGGCCATGACCGCACGCAGCAGGGATTTCATGCGGTCCAGCGTACGGAACGTGCCGGGTCACGGGCAAGCGTTGCGCGAGGCGCCAGGGACCGGCGGCACGGATTCCACGGGGGTGTCCAGCGGCGGCGGGCGTCTCCCGGCCAGTTGCCAGCCGGCCTTCCAAAGAAATCGCGGGACAATGCGGGAATAGCGCGGCCAGAGCCTTCGGAAGTCCATGGCCAGGCGATACAACCATTCGAAGCCGCTCCGCTGGACCCAGCGCGGGGCCTGGCGGACGCGTCCGGCAAAGAAATCAAATGCCGCCCCCACCCCCACCAGAAATCGCGCCTCCAGCAAATCCCGGTGCGCCGCCATGAATCGCTCCTGCTTCGGCGTGCTGAGGCCGACCCAGAAAAAATCAGGACGCACCCGCGCAACCTCCGCCACGAGGGCGTCGCGTTCCGCATCGGTGAGCGGACGAAACGGCGGGGTGAAGGTGCCCACAATCCGCAATCCGGGAAACCGCGCCGCAAGCCGTTGCGAGAGCACCTCCACAACCCCCTCCTGGCCGCCGTAGAAGTAGTGCGTGACCCCGCGGGTCCGCGACCATTCAAACACGCGCTCCATCAGATCCGGTCCGTACACCCGTCCCATCATGCCGTGCCCCGCAAAGCGGCCCATCCACACCATCGGCATGCCATCCGGCGTGGTCAGCAGGGACGCATTGTGGATGCGGCGCAGTGCCTCGTCGTCCTGCGACTCGATCACCCCATGGACCCCGGTGACCGTGATGTACCCGCGCTGTCCGGAGCGGAGGGCGCTGTCCAACACCGGCACCACGGTGTCGAGATTCAACACCGAGATGCCCACACCCAGCACGTTGACCCGCGGAGGAGCGACATATGCGTCCACGCCCGCAGGCTACCCGGGGCGTCCCGCAAACGGAAGCATGGCACCCGCTCAGTTTTCCGTGAGGTACTTCAGCAGTTCCAGTTGCTCCCGGGCGTTCAGGGATTCCAGCAACCCGCCGGGCATCAGGGAGCGCTCGCTGCGTTCGCGGCGGACCACATCGGCCTTCGCAATCACCCGCTCCTCGGCGGGCGTCCGCAGGGTGATGGCCGTGTCCGTCTCCTGCAGCACCAGACCGGAGACGACATCCCCCGCGCGGGTCTCAACGGAGGTCATCTGGTAGTCGGTGCCCACCACGGCGTCGGGATCGAGGATGTTTTCCAGATAATACCGGATGCCGTTGCGTCCGGCGCCGGTGAGCTCCGGACCCAGGCGGCTGCCATCGGGACCCAGGACATGGCACGGGGCGCAGAGCTGCTGGAAGTGACGGCGTCCGGCCCGGCCATCGTAGGCCCAGAGCGGCGCCTCCTCGAACGTGTGCTGCAGACCGGCCATCCGCGCGAGCAGGTCCTCCGGACTGGACTGGATCCGCCCCCAGGATCGGGCGATTTGCGCGTCCACACGGGCGTCCCGGAGCTCGCCGAGCTGTCGCATGTGAAGGGCCGTCAGCTGATTGCGCGGCACGCGGCCGTCGGCGACCGCCTGCAGGAGCGCCAGGGCGTGGGCGGGCCGGCGGGTCAGCACCTCAAACGCCGCATTTCGGGTCGCATCGTCCCAGTCCGCCTGACGCTTCAGCAGCGCGGCGGGTACATCGAGCGTGTCGAACCGGGCCAGCAACCGGAGGGCATCCGTGCGGTAATCCGGTTCATCCAGCAGCGCGACAAAGACGGTGAAGGCCGCCGGATCCGCAGCACGGCCCAGCACGGCAAACGCATGGCGCCGCTGGTCGGCGGGCCGCCCGGGATCTGCCAGCACGGCCCGAAGTTCGGGAAAGGCCGTGGTGTCGCCAAACGCGGCGGCCACCCGCTGGGAGAGGCGGGCGAGCCGTGGATCGGGATGGGCCGCAAGCCGCGGCCCCAGCGTGGTCCACGCGGTCGGCATGGGCAGGGGTCCCCGCGGCTCCAGCGCGAGCCACAAACCCGCAAGCCGGCGCGGCCACTGGTCCGGAGTCTCCGACCACGCCGCCACGCTGCGTTCGAGCGGATCCCCACCGAGCGTGGCGGCATACCAGTGAATCCAGTCGGCAAGGCGCGGAATGGCGGTGGTTCGCGCCAGGGCCAGGGCCCGGCCGGGATCCTCCACCAAACGCGGTGCCAGTGCCGTCCAGAGCAGCGGGGGTAAATTGCGGTCCTCACGATCCTCGGTATGGCGGGCCAGGGCCTCCACGAGAAGCCAGCCGAGCTCGGCGGGCAGCCGTTGGGACGCCGCGGCGAGGTGGAGCCGCACCAATGCGGAGGGATCGTCCGATGCCATCCGGAGCACGGTCGAACGGACCGATTCCGGCAACGGTGCCCCCGCTTCCGCGGAGAGCTGGACGCCCCAGGCCCGGACAAACTCGTCGGGATCCGACAGCGCCGCGGTCCGGAGCGCGTCCGCCCCGGGCAGGGCCGCATGGGCGGTCCAAAGCCCCTGCAGCCGGTCCGCCGCCGTTGCACCGGCGGTGGCCAGTTCCCGGATGGCCTCCGCAGCGGCGGGATCCAGCGGGCGACCCGCGGCGGCCCGCTCGGCGAGCAGGCGGCGCGCGGTGCGCGCGTGCCAGGCATTGCGATGGGTCAGCAAGCGGACGAGGTCGGCGTCGGAGCGCTGCGTCAGGTCCGGGTTTCGGGGCGTCCAACCGGCCAGGTGCACCATCCGGTAAATGCGGCCGTTGGAACGGTCCCACCGCTCGGTGTGCGGATTGTGGCAGTGCTGCAGATCACACCAGTCGCTGAAGTACACCGCGCCGTCCGGACCCGACACCAGGGCGACCGCAACATATTGCGGGTCGGTGCAGAACAGGACGTCGTCTCCCCCGTGGACGGTATGGAATCCGGAGCCCTCGCGGTGGTTCACCTGATGATTGATCTGGTGGCCGTGGAGGTTGTGGGTGAAGAGGTGGCCCCGATAGCGGTCGGGCCAGTTGTCTCCCTGGTAGATGAGCGTCCCCACATGCGAGTGGCCGCCGTAGATGGCGTCGCTGCCGGGAGCGCCCGCGCCGCCGGCGCCGTGGTCGTAGCGCGCCGATGCCAGCAGGAAATTGCGGAACTCCGGGAATTCGCGCGGGGGGTTCGCGATGATCCATGGGGCGTAATTGGCGTTGGCCTGGTTCCAAAACTGGCCGCCCTGGATCACGTGGGTGGTGCCGCCGCCCCCCCAGTAGCTCCGGCAGTGGGTCATGAACAGTTGACCGTGCGCATCGTGGTCGAGTCCCCAAGGATTGCTCCCGCCGTGGGCAAAGACCTCAAACTCGTGGCGGACCGGATGGTACCGCCAGACCCCGGCCCGCAATTCCTGACGCCCGGCATCCGGGGATCCGGGCCTGCCGATGCGACCATAGTTGAAGACCCCCTGGATCCCGTACAGCCAGCCGTCCGGCCCCCACAGGAAACTGTTCAGGCACTCATGGGTGTCCTGAAATCCAAAGCCGTCCAGCAGCACGCGCGGCGCGGAATCCGGCACGTCGTCCTGATCCGCATCGGGCAGAAACAGCAACTCGGGTGCGGCACCCACCCAGACCCCGCCATGGCCCACCGCGAAGCCGCTGACGAGGTTGAGCCCCTCGGCAAACACCCGTCGGGTCTCGAACCGGCCGTCCCCGTCACGATCCGCCAGAATCACCAGCCGATCCTCACCTTCGCCCGGGGGCCGCCGGGTCGGGTAACTGTGCGCCTCGGCGACCCAGAGGCGCCCGCGGGCATCCCAGGCCAGCGCGATCGGCTGGTGCACCTCGGGTTCCGCGGCCACCAGATCTACGCGGAACCCTTCGGGCACATGCATGCGCGCCACGGTCTCCTCCGCAGCCGACACCGGGGTCCTGGCGACGGGATTGGGACGCAGCGACCGGAGCACCGGACTGGACTGGAGCCGTTCGGCACCCGGCTGGGGTTCCTCGGCGGCGACACAAAGAACCAGGCCGAGACCCAGGGTGAGCGGGAACCAGGGGCGCCGCACCCGGAGCGTCCAACGACGGGAAGCGGGGGACATCGCCGCAACGGTAAACTGGCGGGTCGCGGCTTGGGAAGTCCCCGGAATTCCCCGAAAATCACCTGTCGCCCGAATCCCGGAAGGAGTCGTCAGGAAGCCCCGCGACGCATTCCCCCGGCGCGTCCTTGAGCCCGCGAGACCGCGGTTGTCTGGATCCCTCCCGTCGGCCTAAGGTCACCCCGTGCTCCCCAGGTCGCGGCAACGTCTGATCGCGCTCGCGATCGCAAGCGCCACCGTCCTGGCGTGGGCGGCTGGCGTCGGCACGCCGTCCGATGCATCCCGAGGCCACTGGGCCTACCAAACGCTGGACGCCCTCCAGCCGCCACCCCCGGCCGGCTTCGGAGCGCGACATCCCGTGGATGCCTTCATTCGGCACACGCTCGCATCGGCGGGGGGACGTCCGGCACCCGAGGCCGACCGCCGGACGCTGATCCGGCGGGTCACCTTCGACCTCGTGGGCCTCCCACCCACGCCCGAGGCGATTGAGGCGTTTGTCCTGGATCCGGCGCCCGACGCCTACGAACGGCTCGTGGACCGCCTTCTGGCGTCTCCCCAGCACGGCGAGCGCTGGGCACGGTTGTGGATGGATGCCGTCCATTTCGCCGAAACCCACGGGCACGACCAGGACCGGATCCGGACCAACGCCTGGCCCTACCGCGACTACCTGATCGCGGCCTTCAACGGGGACAGACCCTATGCGCGGTTCCTTCAAGAACAGGTCGCCGGAGATGTGCTGTTTCCCGGGGATCCGCAGGCCACCGTGGCGCTGGGGTTCCTCGCGGCGGGCCCCTGGGACGAGAGCTCGCTGCGGGACATCCGCGAGGACACCCTCGACCGGCAGATTGCCCGATACCTGGACCGCGATGACATGATCACCACGGTGATGAGCGTGGCGGTCAGCTCGACCGTGCATTGCGCGCGGTGCCACGATCACAAGTTCGACCCGATCTCCCAGCGGGACTACTACGCGCTGCAGGCGGTCTTCTCGGGTGTGGACCGCGCCAATCGGGCCTTTGACCCCGACCCCGCGCACCATCGCCGCCGGCAGGAGTTGAGGCGGCAACAGCGTCAGGTGACCCGGCGGGATGCCGCCCTTCTCGACAGTCCGGAAACCCGTGACCGCATCCGGGCCTGGGAGGAGGATCAACGATCCCGCCGGATCGCGTGGGCCGTGCTGGAACCCCGGACCTTCGTGGCCACGAGCGGGGTGCCACTGGTCCGTCAACCCGATCAGTCGCTGCTGGCGGGCGGTGAACGGCCCGAACGCGACACCTACCTGATCACCGCGGCTTCACCGGTGGCCACCGTGACGGCCATCCGCCTGGACGTGTTGACCGACCCGAGTTTGCCGCAGGCGGGGCCGGGGCGCGCGGACAACGGGAACCTGCATCTCAGCGAAG harbors:
- a CDS encoding aminotransferase class I/II-fold pyridoxal phosphate-dependent enzyme; translated protein: MSSTRSFVADHVSGIPRSGIRDFFEVVQNTPGVISLGVGEPDFATPWNIREAAIYALERGRTQYTSNLGLPRLREAISRYVAANFAVAYEPKDQILVTVGVSEALDLALRAVLNAGDEVIYHEPCYVSYAPGVLLAHGRPVPVVCHAGDGFAVRPEAIEAAVTPRSKVLMLNFPTNPTGGTLSRPQLEAIASVVRRHDLLVISDEIYSELTFEGEHVSIASLPGMAERTLFLHGFSKAYAMTGFRIGYACGPAPLIEAMMKIHQYSMLCASIISQEAAIEALERGGEATAMMRDQYRLRRNFVVRALNDLGLSCHQPRGSFYAFPNVGRTGLSGREFALGLLREEQVACVPGGAFGAGGESFVRCCFATAMDQLEVAVERIGRFVARTGVDGDPGPGAPTAALTPAPAAVRA
- a CDS encoding tyrosine recombinase, with translation MLAPLVEEFLVHLRHERGAAAHTQRTYAHLLGQFVTWAEPRGRLQWRDVTFAELMEFLEHQRTRPTRAPGEPPARLSSSSLYLHVAALRAFFGFAESEGLVTPNPAVNLSLPRRWKTLPKALSDAEIGQLMQAPGTDATPSALCDHAVLELAYASGLRLAELRGLRMEQLHLESGFVTVIGKGNKERVVPVGSRAIEALQRYLASGRPRLVGPKSPAAVFLNRRGGAFAHVTLWLRIKECVRRAGLSKAITPHSLRHSFATHLLDHGADLRVIQELLGHARISTTEIYTHVAGRRLRDVHDAFHPRA
- a CDS encoding inositol oxygenase — its product is MSPVTLATNQPLQSLDEVEDFYKERYPDPSGPAPARKPPVGFAPDKQETEFRNYEADARPTVREFYRLNHQFQTRDFVLAKKREFLGLNRREMGIWEAAEYLNQLVDDSDPDTDMSQLEHLLQTAEQIRRDGQPRWMILTGFVHDLGKILCLWGEPQWAVVGDTFVTGCAYDPRIVFPRFFEANPDFNNPDYQTRLGIYEEGCGLDAVDLSWGHDEYIYQVCKDHLPEEGLAMLRYHSFYPWHREGAYDFLCNARDRELLTWVQRFNPYDLYTKSHTKPDVKALKPFYDELIHEYFPDKLRW
- a CDS encoding ABC transporter permease; the protein is MKPPPGTVGRLLQAGGPFLGLLLVCGLFALTEERAFIFTGGNLKNILTQTVIVAIGALGMTLIIIGGGIDLSVGSAVAFTGVLGARLLVAGWSPWATLLAIVLTGGAIGLLNGTIIAFCRMMPFIVTLGMMGIVRGSAKWLGGNQTINAPPDSPVGLLMARENPSGFWPLPPGVWIALGLAAFMAFLLRETVFGRHVFAIGANETAARYSGVRVARVKASTYAISGLLVGLAGLLQMSRLTQGDPTVAIGLELDVIAAVVIGGASLGGGTGSILGSMIGALIMALLRNGTNQLGWQTYSQEIIIGSVIVLAVGLDQWRQSRRRA
- a CDS encoding WecB/TagA/CpsF family glycosyltransferase; amino-acid sequence: MDAYVAPPRVNVLGVGISVLNLDTVVPVLDSALRSGQRGYITVTGVHGVIESQDDEALRRIHNASLLTTPDGMPMVWMGRFAGHGMMGRVYGPDLMERVFEWSRTRGVTHYFYGGQEGVVEVLSQRLAARFPGLRIVGTFTPPFRPLTDAERDALVAEVARVRPDFFWVGLSTPKQERFMAAHRDLLEARFLVGVGAAFDFFAGRVRQAPRWVQRSGFEWLYRLAMDFRRLWPRYSRIVPRFLWKAGWQLAGRRPPPLDTPVESVPPVPGASRNACP
- a CDS encoding sulfotransferase codes for the protein MALTDLKGPGFATLFNLGGRVVGPAVNRFINLDPGELVEAARRRTGLDDFGGEDFMPALRELMASCDREADLNLVGRLAARSDASRILRNRLRVQADRTRHPAIAAQEIRRPLVVVGLPRSGTTLLHRLLSQDPANRVPLTWESMLPSPPPERATYRTDRRIEFADRQVGWFLRIAPHFQRIHPVGARLAEECVMLMSHSFASYQFDTMYRIPSYQAWLERQDLHGAYAIHRRLLQHLQWRCPGERWVLKAPNHLFALPTLVETYPDLNLIWTHRSPAEVIPSLASLCTELRRVFSDSVVARKTGPEVTRVWADGLARGLSALDRGVLPAGRVCHVSYESLATDAVSEVRRLYAHFDLPFTAAFEHRLRIFLQEFPRGRFGRHEYSMAAFGLDPGEERRRYQAYCERFGLNWPDDGAGGG
- a CDS encoding substrate-binding domain-containing protein, which codes for MKSLLRAVMAAILSVPAFAADKPLTIAVIPKGTTHEFWKSIHAGAVKAEQELAAQGVPVRLFWKGPLREDDRDQQIQVVENFTARKVSGMVLAPLDSQALVAPVTSAAQAGVPTVVIDSDLNSTRQISFVATDNFKGGQMAGEFLAGRLGGAGNVILLRYQVGSASTEAREAGFLDALKKHPGLKLISSDQHAGATRELAYQAAQNLLNRFGREVNGIFCPNETSTIAMTKALRDIGRAAGQVTLVGFDSGTQSVLDLKNGDVQALVVQDPLKMGYLGVITLVEHLRGRTVEKRIDTGVSLVTPENMAEPEMAALLAPPIARYLKE